One window from the genome of Lentibacillus daqui encodes:
- a CDS encoding 1,4-dihydroxy-2-naphthoate polyprenyltransferase, producing the protein MQTSDQTNIKHVLNEKKGMHIWWRLLRPHTLTASFIPVFVGTMLAYIDGSISISLFIAMLIASMLIQSATNMFNEYYDFARGLDNEESVGIGGTIVRDGISAKTVLRMALSFFGIAMLLGVYICMVSSWWIAVIGLGCMLFGYLYTGGPLPIAYTPLGELFSGFLMGTVIIGISYFIQTLTITASTVLISIPVAILIGCIMMSNNIRDLDGDKENGRKTIAILLGRKNAIRFLGFLFVVAFGLTAYYIIDGLLPVWSIIAFFSGIKAIDVIKKFQGKSKPIEMLPAMVATGKTNTIYGLLLGVSLLLSKIF; encoded by the coding sequence ATGCAAACATCTGATCAAACGAATATAAAACACGTCTTAAATGAAAAGAAAGGGATGCATATCTGGTGGCGTCTATTACGGCCGCATACACTGACAGCCTCCTTTATTCCTGTTTTTGTCGGAACCATGCTTGCTTATATTGATGGTTCGATAAGTATTTCATTGTTTATCGCGATGCTGATTGCTTCAATGTTGATTCAGTCAGCAACCAATATGTTCAATGAATACTACGATTTTGCTCGTGGACTGGATAACGAGGAGTCGGTAGGCATCGGCGGAACTATTGTACGCGATGGGATATCAGCGAAAACAGTATTACGGATGGCCTTATCATTTTTTGGGATCGCCATGTTGCTCGGCGTATACATTTGTATGGTATCAAGCTGGTGGATCGCAGTCATTGGTTTAGGCTGCATGCTTTTCGGTTATTTATATACTGGCGGACCATTACCAATCGCCTATACACCACTTGGCGAGTTATTTTCCGGATTCCTAATGGGCACTGTTATCATCGGAATCAGCTATTTCATTCAAACGTTGACCATAACAGCTTCAACCGTTTTAATATCGATTCCGGTTGCTATCCTTATTGGTTGTATTATGATGTCCAATAATATCCGGGATCTTGATGGGGACAAAGAGAATGGACGAAAAACCATTGCGATCCTGCTGGGAAGAAAGAATGCAATCCGCTTTTTAGGCTTCTTGTTTGTCGTTGCATTTGGATTGACTGCCTATTACATTATTGATGGATTATTACCCGTTTGGTCAATCATTGCGTTTTTCAGTGGCATCAAGGCAATCGATGTAATCAAGAAATTCCAGGGAAAATCCAAACCAATTGAAATGTTGCCGGCAATGGTAGCTACCGGAAAGACAAATACCATTTATGGATTGTTATTAGGGGTTTCGTTACTGTTAAGCAAAATATTTTAA
- a CDS encoding isochorismate synthase encodes MIETKEKLLEVVLDEAIHHANETKSKQLVSFTKKIDQVNPLQFFEAAKTCDMNRTFWASTADAFYLVGIGTVYPLVAGENRLKDIEQQWNELTANATVHNPYQVPGTGLVALGGMCFDPKKQTTGLWDKFRNSEFQVPRYTLVQTKQASYVTINTFVTMNDSPRTLAQMLEETEKNLLHYTKPFPDEATLLKREEIAPQQWKEQVRQATEEIKQQHAEKIVLAREMRLTFSKQVEVTPVLDKLLSSQTNSYVFAFEHGDDCFVGATPERLVKLEQEQLLSTCLAGTAPRGTTPVQDKEIGRTLLQDTKNREEHDFVVKMIGNAIKPYCSRVDIPNNPVIYPLKNLQHLYTPVKATLKQGHSIFEIVKALHPTPALGGVPREKSLTFIREHELLERGWYGAPVGWLDSNRNGEFAVAIRSGLVQGNEASIFAGCGVVKDSDPEAEYEETLIKFTPMLSVLGGS; translated from the coding sequence ATGATTGAAACGAAGGAAAAGCTGCTGGAAGTTGTGTTGGATGAGGCAATTCACCATGCAAATGAAACAAAGTCAAAGCAGCTTGTCAGTTTTACCAAAAAGATAGATCAAGTGAATCCGCTCCAATTTTTTGAAGCGGCCAAAACGTGTGATATGAATCGGACATTTTGGGCGAGTACAGCGGATGCCTTTTATTTAGTCGGGATTGGTACTGTTTATCCGCTCGTCGCCGGTGAAAATCGGTTAAAAGATATAGAACAGCAATGGAATGAACTAACGGCTAATGCTACTGTTCATAACCCATATCAGGTGCCAGGTACGGGGCTGGTTGCACTTGGTGGCATGTGTTTTGACCCGAAAAAGCAAACAACAGGACTATGGGACAAGTTTAGAAATAGTGAATTCCAAGTTCCGCGGTATACATTGGTGCAAACAAAACAAGCCAGCTATGTAACAATAAACACGTTTGTGACGATGAATGATAGTCCCCGTACACTTGCACAAATGCTAGAGGAAACGGAAAAAAACCTGCTCCATTACACTAAACCATTCCCGGATGAAGCAACCCTGTTGAAAAGGGAGGAAATAGCTCCGCAGCAATGGAAGGAACAGGTGAGACAAGCAACGGAAGAAATTAAGCAACAACATGCTGAAAAAATTGTGCTTGCCCGGGAAATGCGCTTAACTTTTTCCAAACAGGTAGAGGTCACCCCTGTACTAGACAAGTTGTTATCATCGCAAACAAACAGTTATGTCTTTGCTTTCGAACATGGTGATGATTGTTTTGTTGGGGCAACGCCTGAAAGGCTGGTCAAGCTGGAACAAGAGCAGTTGCTTTCCACCTGTCTGGCCGGCACTGCACCACGAGGGACAACACCAGTACAAGACAAAGAGATTGGCAGGACATTGCTTCAAGATACGAAAAATCGTGAGGAGCATGATTTTGTCGTAAAAATGATTGGAAATGCGATAAAACCATATTGTTCAAGGGTCGATATTCCAAACAACCCGGTTATCTATCCGCTGAAAAATTTGCAACATCTGTACACACCTGTAAAAGCAACCTTGAAACAGGGACACAGCATCTTTGAAATTGTAAAAGCACTTCATCCGACACCAGCATTAGGTGGAGTGCCAAGGGAAAAATCATTGACATTTATCCGGGAACACGAATTACTGGAACGTGGTTGGTATGGTGCCCCTGTCGGCTGGCTGGACAGCAATCGAAATGGGGAATTTGCAGTCGCAATTAGATCAGGTCTTGTTCAGGGCAATGAGGCATCAATTTTTGCTGGATGCGGTGTTGTTAAAGATTCGGACCCGGAAGCGGAGTATGAAGAAACGTTAATTAAATTCACACCAATGCTTTCCGTATTGGGGGGATCTTGA
- the menD gene encoding 2-succinyl-5-enolpyruvyl-6-hydroxy-3-cyclohexene-1-carboxylic-acid synthase, which translates to MEHTETLTRYIANFVDELAKSGLTEVVISPGSRSTPLAMTFMEHPDIRQWVIIDERSAAFFALGMAKKNKRPVVIVCTSGTAAANYFPAIVEAHYSRVPLVVLTADRPHELRDVGAPQAIEQLKLYGDYVKWFNEMALPEADQTMLAYVRSKASRAVHMATEGNSGPVHLNFPLREPLIPDFEIKDLWGSQTTRYHAVSDGKKRLDSEQIQALCNRLKGKGKGVIVCGPQDREDLPERIVHLASLLKMPIIADPLSGLRSGMHSKKHVIEGYDAFLRNDTIRKQLKPDYIIRFGAMPVSKAYLFYAKEHHDAEQFVIEEHMGHREPAGNRTEFIYADPALLCEDLLLALEDRDRDATWFAQWEKMNQITKKHLQAKTNGRLTEGEAVRCLFDVLPENNTVYVGNSMAIRDVDTFFLTTAKQLRVLANRGANGIDGVVSSGLGAAAVNGSPVTLLLGDLSFFHDLNGLLAAKQYHVNITILLINNNGGGIFSFLPQVNHPDHFEALFGTPVDIEFEHAIKMYGGNYCQVTQQTDLQRALEKSYQEKGLAVIEVNTDREQNRQWHRERWQAIETEILHDHEE; encoded by the coding sequence ATGGAACATACAGAGACACTAACACGCTATATTGCGAATTTTGTCGATGAATTGGCAAAGAGTGGTTTAACAGAGGTAGTCATTTCACCTGGTTCGCGTTCGACACCACTGGCTATGACATTCATGGAACATCCGGATATCAGGCAATGGGTGATTATTGACGAACGTTCTGCTGCCTTTTTTGCGCTTGGTATGGCCAAGAAAAACAAGCGGCCGGTTGTTATTGTTTGTACGTCGGGAACGGCAGCTGCTAATTATTTTCCGGCGATTGTGGAGGCACATTATAGTCGGGTACCACTGGTTGTTCTTACTGCTGATCGACCACACGAATTAAGGGATGTTGGTGCACCGCAGGCAATCGAACAGCTAAAATTGTACGGGGATTATGTGAAGTGGTTTAATGAAATGGCGTTACCAGAAGCAGACCAAACCATGCTTGCTTACGTTCGTAGTAAAGCATCACGTGCTGTCCATATGGCAACGGAAGGGAATAGTGGTCCGGTTCATTTGAATTTCCCTTTACGTGAACCACTGATTCCTGATTTTGAGATTAAGGATTTATGGGGAAGCCAAACAACACGTTATCATGCCGTATCAGACGGAAAAAAACGCCTCGACTCAGAGCAAATACAAGCGTTATGCAACAGGCTCAAAGGAAAGGGGAAAGGCGTTATTGTTTGCGGTCCGCAAGATCGGGAGGATTTACCCGAGCGAATTGTGCACCTTGCATCATTATTGAAGATGCCTATTATAGCCGATCCACTATCTGGACTAAGATCTGGAATGCACAGTAAAAAACATGTGATTGAAGGCTACGATGCATTTTTACGCAATGACACCATACGTAAACAACTGAAACCTGACTACATTATTCGCTTTGGTGCGATGCCGGTATCCAAAGCCTATTTATTTTATGCAAAGGAACACCACGATGCGGAGCAATTTGTCATCGAAGAACATATGGGCCATCGGGAGCCAGCGGGGAACAGGACCGAATTTATTTATGCTGATCCGGCATTGCTGTGTGAAGATTTACTACTGGCTTTAGAGGATCGAGATCGGGACGCAACATGGTTCGCGCAATGGGAGAAGATGAACCAAATAACCAAGAAGCATTTACAGGCAAAGACAAATGGACGTTTAACAGAAGGGGAGGCCGTTCGTTGTTTATTTGATGTATTACCGGAAAACAACACGGTGTATGTTGGCAATAGCATGGCGATTCGGGATGTTGATACATTTTTTCTGACGACGGCAAAACAGCTCCGGGTATTGGCAAATCGCGGTGCAAACGGTATTGATGGCGTGGTGTCAAGCGGGCTTGGTGCTGCTGCAGTCAATGGTTCACCAGTTACACTATTGCTCGGAGATTTGTCGTTTTTCCATGATCTAAATGGCTTGCTTGCTGCCAAACAATATCATGTAAACATTACCATTTTATTGATCAATAATAATGGTGGCGGTATTTTTTCTTTTTTACCACAAGTAAATCATCCAGATCATTTTGAAGCGTTATTCGGTACCCCGGTTGATATTGAATTTGAACATGCCATCAAGATGTATGGCGGGAACTATTGTCAGGTAACGCAACAAACCGATTTGCAAAGAGCACTTGAGAAGAGTTATCAGGAAAAAGGCCTGGCCGTTATTGAAGTGAACACGGATCGGGAGCAAAATAGGCAATGGCACCGTGAGAGATGGCAAGCCATTGAAACTGAAATCCTTCATGATCATGAGGAATGA
- the menH gene encoding 2-succinyl-6-hydroxy-2,4-cyclohexadiene-1-carboxylate synthase — protein sequence MRNDGMYYTINDAAYWYELTGEGPTVVLLHGFTGSSATWEPFVENLAQEFQVLIVDLPGHGKTEMATGRSMETCCSDLFALFSMLELTDIRLIGYSMGGRTALSFAMLYPELVKSLVLESTSPGLATESERQARITRDEQLAEKIEQEGVAKFVDFWEDIPLFQTQKNLPVEVRQKIRNERLAQNKTGLAQSLRLMGTGAQMSWWDRLHDLSIPVLLLAGAKDDKFVKLNRRMEQLMENAHLVIAEQAGHAIHVEQADFFGKIVVEFLLTTSR from the coding sequence ATGAGGAATGATGGTATGTACTATACAATCAATGATGCAGCATATTGGTATGAATTAACGGGTGAAGGGCCGACGGTTGTATTGTTGCATGGTTTTACCGGCAGTTCAGCGACATGGGAGCCGTTTGTCGAAAACCTAGCGCAAGAATTTCAGGTACTGATCGTTGATTTACCAGGACATGGAAAAACCGAAATGGCAACCGGTCGTTCCATGGAAACGTGTTGCAGCGACTTATTTGCCTTATTTTCAATGCTAGAGTTAACGGATATCCGGCTTATCGGGTACTCTATGGGGGGGCGTACAGCACTATCGTTTGCGATGCTGTATCCGGAACTGGTTAAGTCCCTTGTGTTGGAGAGTACTTCCCCAGGACTGGCAACCGAGAGCGAACGGCAAGCACGAATCACCCGTGATGAACAGTTGGCCGAAAAAATAGAGCAGGAAGGTGTCGCGAAATTCGTCGACTTTTGGGAGGACATTCCACTTTTTCAAACGCAAAAAAATCTGCCGGTAGAAGTGAGACAGAAAATACGAAATGAACGACTTGCTCAGAACAAAACAGGCCTTGCCCAATCGCTTCGTTTGATGGGAACAGGCGCTCAAATGTCCTGGTGGGATCGTCTTCATGACCTATCCATTCCCGTTTTATTGCTGGCAGGAGCCAAGGATGATAAGTTTGTCAAATTAAATCGGCGGATGGAACAACTAATGGAAAATGCCCATTTAGTCATTGCTGAACAAGCTGGACATGCAATTCACGTGGAACAAGCTGATTTTTTTGGTAAAATAGTAGTGGAGTTTTTGTTAACCACGAGCCGTTAA